The genome window CGGCGATCCGTCGGCGAGCGACTGCGCCGTCAAACCCTACGCCGCCGCGCTGCGGGTGACGGTCTCGCCGCTGCTGCACGAGGGCGTCGACGTCGGCGTCGAGCTGCTCGACTGCGCGGGCTGGAGCGTCGACCAGTGGCACAACCAGGGCGACGTGCGCGACGCCGCGCTCGCCGCGCTGTTCCGCCTGCGCACGTGGATGCGCGAGCAGCCGGCCTACGCCGCGGAAGTCTTGCAGCACGGGCTCGCGTTCGATCCCGCCAAACCGGCGCCGACCTATTTCTACGTGCTCTTCAAGCCCAGCGACGGCTACCTGCGCGCGCTGGTGCGGCCCGGCGGCCCGGCCTACCGCGCGGGGCTGCGCACGGGCGACGTCGTCGACAAGATCGACGGCAAGTTCTGGTGGGAGTACGGCACCTATCAGAGCGAGCTGCGCGCGTACGACGGCAAGCCGCACACCTTCGACGTCGAGCGCGGCCGCGTCGGCGGTCCCGCCGGCCACGTCGCGCTGGGCGAGCCGTTCCGCGGCTAGGTAGCGCGCAAGATTCGCCAAGCCGCCGGCGCGGCAGTCGGACTACGATCGGCGCATGACGACGCTCGTGGCGGCAATCGCCGCCGACCTCATCAGTGACACCGTGGCCGCCGCCGCGGCCGGACCGATGGCGGCGTTCGCACCGCTCGTCGGCAGCTGGGACCTTTGCTACGTCCACCATCGCGGCAGCGGCGAGCGGATCGACGGCACCGGCTACGTGCGCTTCGGCTGGGGTCTGCAAGGCCTGGCGATCGTCGACATCTGGGCCTTCGACGGCGCCGCCGTCGTCGGGACGACGATCCGCTTCTACGATCCGAAGATCGACGGCTTCCGCTCGACCTGGATCTGTCCCGCGCGCAACGTGCTCCTCCCGTTCGTCGGACGGGTGATCGACGAACGGATCGTGCTCGACGCGACGCTCGCCGATCCGCCCGGACGCCGCGTGCGCTGGGCGTTCGTCTCGATCGAAGCCGAGCGCTTCTCTTGGACCGGCGAGATCTCCGACGACGGCGGCACGACCTGGCTGCGCACGCAAGAGATCGAAGGCACGCGCCGCCCGGCGGGTTGACGCACCGCTGACGGCAGGAGCTCCGTACGCCCGGGACGGATCGCGATCGTCGTGATCGGCACTCGTTTTCCGCACGCTCCGGCGATCGCGCGCTGTCTGCTCGTCGCGCTCGCGTTGGGCTCGGCCACGTTCGCGCGCGCCACGGCCATGGGCGACGTCGAGCTCGCCGTCGGCGCGACCGCACCGGCGATTCGGGAGTCCACGGCGGCCGGTCCGTTCGACAGCACGACGACCGGCCGGCCGTACGTCGTCGAGTTCTTCGCGGTCTGGTGCCCGCATTGCCAGCGCATGACCGCAGTGCTGAACGCGCTGCAGCAAGCCGACGGGACGCGCGTCGACGTCATCGCGGTTCCCGCCAGCCCGTTCGGCTTCGACCGCACCTCGGTGCTGACCGATGCCGACCTGCGCACGTTCGCGCAACGCTTCCGTACCACGTACCGGATCGGCTTCGACGGGCTCTACGACGCCGCGTTCGACTACGGCGTCTCGAGCTTTCCGGCCATCTACGTCGTCGGGGCCGATCGTCGCATCGTTGCGGTCGAGAACGGCGAGGTTCCGTTGACACGGCTCGAGGCCGACGTCGACCGGGCGCTCGCCGGGGGGCATTGACCCGGGGGGCCGTCCCGCGCCGAAAAATTTCGCGGCGGACCTCTTGACTTGTGCTAGTCGGATTAGTATAACTAGTTCAGATAGTTCAACTAATACGACTCACACGAACGCAAGCGCAGGAGAGACATCATGGACAGCACCCGCCCGGTCCGCCGCCCCGCCCCCAGCCCGATCCCCGTCGGTCCGACCCTGATCCGCACGCCGCGCGACGGCTCGCTCTTCCGCGGCTGGGGCGTCACGCTGTAACCGTCTTGCCGCCCGCCTTCTTCTCGGTCGACCCGCACGGTGGCGCCCCGCTCTATGTGCAGCTCGCCGAACAAATCAAGCGAGCCATCGCGGTGGGTGCCCTTTCGCCGGGTGAGCGTCTGCCGACCGTGAAGGGGCTCGCCCTCGACCTCAAGCTCAACGCGAACACCGTGGCCCGGGTGTACCGGGACCTCGAGCGCGACGGCGTCATCGCCACCGCGCCCGGACGCGGCTCGTTCGTCCGCGAGGACGGTGCGCTCGGAGAGGCGCGCCGCGCCGCCAACGACGTCGCCACCAGTGCCCTCGACGGGGCGGTGCGCGAAGCACGCGCGCTGGGCCTCACCCAGGATGAACTCCGCTCCATCGTCGACGCGTCCGTGACGCGCTGGTATCCCGAAGATCGCACCAAGGAGGAAGAAGCATGATCGCCGTTCGCGGTCTCACCAAACGCTACGGCGGCGTGCTCGCGGCCGACGACGTCTCGCTCGACGTGCCGGCCGGCTCGGTCTGCGGGCTGCTCGGACGCAACGGCGCCGGCAAGACGACGACGTTCCGCTGCCTGCTGGGCTTCACCACGCCGGATTCCGGTGAGGTGCGCCTGGACGGCAAGCCGTTGACGCCGCACACCTTCGAGCACCTCGGCTACGTCCCGGAGCGCCCCGCGCTCTACGGTTGGCTGACGGTCGCGCAGCATCTCGAATTCGCGCGCCGGACGCAGCCGCGCTACGACGCCGCGTTCGCTTCGGAGCTGCTGGCGACGTTCCGCCTCGATCCCAAGAAGAAGGCGAAGAAGCTCTCCAAAGGCCAGCAGACGGCGCTCTCGCTGATCGTCGCGCTCTCGACGCGGCCGAACATCCTGATTCTCGACGAGCCGGCCAGCGGTCTCGATCCGGTCATGCAGCGCGTCGTGCTCGACCTGTTCGTCGACGCGGCGACGTCCGGCGCCGCGATCCTGCTCTCCTCGCACCAGATCGGACAGGTCGACCGCGCCGCCGATCGCATCGCCATCATGCGCGACGGCAAGATCGTCGTCGCCGGCGAGCTCGACGATCTGCGCGAAGCCTCGCGCGTCGTCGAAGCGACCTTCGACGGTACGCCGCCCGACTTGAGCGCGTTGGGCGAGATGAAAGTCGAGCGCGCCGGCACCAGCGTGCGACTGCACGCGAACGGCCGCGCCGATTCGGTCGCCGCACGGCTGGGTGCGCTGGGCGCCGTCAGCGTGCGCGTGCTCGATCGCTCCCTCGAAGATTTGTTCCTCGACGCCGTCGACGACGGAGGACTCCACGAATGACCTACGTTGAAGTGCTGCGCGCGCGCCGCCTGTTGTTCTGGATCGCGGCCATCGTCGCGCTGCAGGTCGTGCTGGCCGTTTGGAGCCTGCTGAGCAGTCACGGTCACGTCGATCGCCCGAGCGCGATCCCGATGACGTGGCTGCTCGCGATCGGCGGCATCGGACCGCTGATCGCTGCGTCCTTCCTGGGCGGCAACATCAGCGCCGAAGGCACCACGCTCGCGATCCTCTGGACCCGCCCGGCGACACGCACCGCCATCGCCTGGCGCTACTTCGCGGTCGACGCCGTGGCGATGCTGTTGGCGTACTTGATCGTGCTGGCGGGCGAAGTACTCATCGCCGCCTTCGTCGGCGTGGCGAACCGGCTCTGGTTCGATAGCGGCTCGGCCGGAACGATCGCGATCGTCCTGTCGGGATCGTTCATGCTCTACGCGTACATTCGGCTCGGGTCGGCACGCTTGACGGGACGCGGCGGCGTGCTCGCCGGCGCGATCTGGGCCGCGATGTTCCTCGTCCCCGGACTGGCGCATCTGCCGCTGCCCGCCCCGTTCCATCTGCCGCTGGTCGGGCTCGAGTACGTGAGCCCGTTGACGTGGATCGGCAGCCTGGGCGGCTCGGAACACCACAACGCCGACGCGAGCGTCGTCGGCCTCTCGGTCGGTTGGCGCGCCCTCGTCGCCGCCGTCATCGCCATCGTCGCACTCGTCGCGTCCGTCCAGCTCTGGGTGACGCGGGAGGCCTGAACATGACCCTGCTGGCAACGCATTTCTCCCTGGTCATCGGTGCGTGGCGGCTGCGCGTGCGCATCGACCTGGACCAACCGCGCGAGAGCGAGCTCGCCGACGCGCCGGCGCCCGCCCCGGCCCCGACCGCGGCGCCGGCCTACATGCTGCACCCCGACTGGCCGGCGCCGCGATAGAGGATCGCGCCGGCGTGGCGAAGTGAGCGCCATGCTCGCACCCCACGCCGACGCCCTCATCGCGCACGTCAAAGCCAACCACGATCGCTACCTCGACGAGCTGCGCGAGTGGATCGCGATCCCCTCGATCTCCGCGCAGCCCGACCGGGCCGCCGACGTGCGGCGTTCCGCCGAGCATGCCGTCGCGCGGATGCGCGCGGCCGGGCTCCCGGTCGCCGAGGTGCTCGAAACCGGCGGCCATCCGGTCGCGTACGGCGAGTGGCTCGGCGCACCGGGCGCGCCGACGATCCTGATCTACGGCCACCACGACGTGCAGCCGGTCGACCCGCTCGACTTGTGGATCTCGCCGCCGTTCGACGCGCAGGTGCGCGACGACAAGATCTTCGGCCGCGGTGCCGTCGACGACAAGGGGCAAAACCTCATGCACCTGGCCGCGATCGAAGCGCACCTGCGCCTCAACGGCCGGCTGCCGCTCAACGTCAAGATCGTCATCGAAGGCGAAGAAGAGATCGGTTCGCCGAACTTCGAGTCGTTCTTGGCCCGCGAGCGCGAGCGGCTGGCGTGCGACGTCGTCGTCGTCTCCGACACCGCGGTGTTCGCCGAAGACGTGCCGTCGCTGACGACCTCGCTGCGCGGGATGGTGTTCTGGGAGATCACCGTGCACGGTCCCACCAGCGACCTGCACTCGGGTTACTACGGTGGGGTCGTGAAGAACCCGCTCGAGGCGCTGGCGCAGATCCTCGTCGCGCTCAAGGACGGACACGGCCGCGTCACGGTGCCGGGCTTCTACGACGACGTGCGCGAGCTGGCGCCGTACGAGCGCGCCGAGATCGCCGCGCTGCCGTTCGATCCGGGCAAAGAGGCGAACGCGCTCGGCGTCCCCGAGCTGGCCGGCGAGAACGCGCGCCTGCCGCTCGAGCGGATGTGGTTCCGGCCGACGCTCGAGGTCAACGGGATGTACGGCGGCTATCAGGGCGCCGGCTCGAAGACGATCATCCCCTCGTTCGCGCGCGCCAAGCTGTCGGCGCGGCTGGTCTCACATCAGGACCCCGAAGCGATCAAGCACGCGGTCTCGACCTTCGTCCAGCGGGTGGCGCCGAAGGGCGTGCGCGTCGAGGTCGAAGCGCACGGCGACACGCGCGCCGTCGAAACCTCGCGCGACCATCCGGCGGTGCTGGCGGCCGCGCGCGCGATGGAGCGCGGCTTCGGCAAGCCGCCGGTCTTCATCGGCACGGGCGGCACGATCGGCCCGGTCTCGTCCTTCGACCGCATCCTGCACCTGCCGCAGGTGCTGATCGGCGTCGGCCTCCCCGACGACGCCATCCACGCGCCCAACGAGAAGTTCGATCTGCACCAATTCTTCGGCGGCATCGAGACGATGACGTACCTCTACGACGAGCTGGCGGCCGCGCTGGCATGAGTGAATCCGGGCGCGGCTGGGCCGGGTCGTGGGGCTCGCTATGGCGATGAACGTACGACCGAAGATCTTCTACACGGCCAAGGGACACGTCGTCGGGGGCCGGGACGGCGAAGGACGCAGCGACGACGGCAAGCTCAGCGTCACGCTGCGCAAGCCCGGCGAGATGGGCGGCACCGGCGAGGGGACCAATCCCGAACAATTGTTCGCGGTCGGCTACGCGGCGTGCTTCATGGGCGCGCTGGGGCTGGTCGCGGGCAAGGCCGGCGTCGAGCTGCCCAAGGACGCCTCGATCGACTCCGAAGTCGGCCTTCTGCAGAAGCCGGACGGCGCGCTCAACATTCAGGTCGCGCTGCACGTCACGCTGCCGGGCATCCCGCACGACCAGGCGCAGCACTTGGTCGAAGAGGCGCACAAGGTGTGCCCCTACTCGAACGCGACGCGTGGGAACATCCCGGTCGAACTGACCGTCGGGTGAACCCGACCGGCCGCTTCAGCGACCGCGCGCGCGATTACGTCGCCGCGCGGCCGTCGTATCCGGACGCCGCGATCGATGCGCTCTTCGACGGTCTCGGTGACGCGGCCGACGTCGCGGTCGCCGATCTCGGCGCCGGGACGGGCATCTCGACGCGGCTGCTGGCGCAGCGCGGCGCGGTCGTCTACGCGGTCGAGCCGAACGCGGCGATGCGCGCCGCCGCGGCGCCGGCCCCGCGGATCGAATGGGTCGACGGCACCGCGGAGCACACCGGACTCGAAGAAGCCTCGATCGACCTGGTGACGATCTTCCAGGCCTTCCACTGGTTCGACCACGAGGAAGCGCTGCGCGAGATCACGCGCATCCTGCGGCCGGCGGGTCGCGCCGCGCTGGTCTACAACGAGCGCGACGAGTCCGACGCGTTCACCGCCGATTACGGCGCCACGATTCGCCGCCACGCGACCGACGACACCGAGCGGCGCCGCGAGCGCGCGCGGGCCGCGTTCGGCTCCTACCGCGCGTGGCACGCGTATCGCGAGCTGGCCTTCCGCAACGCGCAGGAGTTCGATCTCGACGGCCTGCTGGCGCGGGCGCGCAGCAGCTCGTACCTGCCCAAGGAAGGCGCCGCCGGCGAGGCGCTCGCGAACGACCTGCGCAGCGTGTTCGCGGCCTACGAACGCGACGGTACGGTGACGATGCGGTTGGCGACGTTCGTGGACGTCGCGGAGACCGGCGCCGACGGCGGATGACCGCTCCGCGGCTGCGCATCGGGATCGACGTCGGCGGCACGTTCACGGACGTGGTCGCCGTCGACGCGGCGACGCGCTCGCTGGTCGCGTCGGTCAAGCTGCCGACGACCCACGACCATCCGGACGGCGTGGCGGCCGGGATCGTGGCCGGGCTGGAGCGGTTGTTGCGCGAGCATGCGATCGACCCGAGCGCGATCGCGTTCATCGCGCACTCGACGACGCAGGCGACCAACGCGCTGCTCGAAGGCGACGTCGCGCAGGTCGGGATCGTGCCGCTCGGCGGTCCGGTGGCGCGCGCCTTCGCGCGCTTCGCGCCGTTCGCGCTGGCCGACGGGGTGCGGTTCGCGCCGCGCTGGCTCGACCCGCGCGCCGGTGACCCGCTCGCGGCGGCGCATGCCGCCGGCGTCGAGGCGTTGGCGGTGAGCGCGCCGTTCGCGGTCGACCGTCCCGACGCGGAGCACGCGCTGGTCGTGGCCGCGCGCGCGTCCGGGTTGGCGGCGACCGGCGGCGCCGAGGTGTCGACGCAGTACGGGCTGCGCGCGCGCACGCGCACGGCCGCGCTCAACGCGGCGATCCTGCCGCGCATGCTGCGCACGGCGCGCATGACGGCCGGCGCGGTGACCAACGCCCGCATCCCGGCGCCGCTGATGATCATGCGCAGCGACGGCGGTGTGATGGACGTGGCCGAGGTCGAGCGGCGGCCGATCCTGACGATGCTTTCCGGACCCGCGGCGGGGATTGCCGGCGCGCTGTTCCACGAGAACGTCACCGACGGGCTGTTCGTCGAGGTCGGCGGGACGAGCGCCGACTGCTCGGCGATCGTGCGCGGCCGCCCGCAGATGCGGCCCGCGCGCATCGGCGGCCATCGCACGCTGCTGCGCACGCTCGACGTGCGCACGATCGCCGTCGCGGGCGGTTCGCTGGCGCGTGTCGCGCACGGTGCGATCGTCGAGGTCGGCCCGCGCTCGGCGCACATCGCCGGCTATCGCTACGCCTCGTTCACGCCCGACCTCGTCGCGAGCGCCGTGCCCGACCTCGCCGACGGCGTCGTCGCGCTACGCGGCGCGAACGGCGAGCGGATCGCGATCACGCCGACCTGCGCGGCCAACCTGCTGGGCGTCGTGCCGCCGACGGCGTTCGCGCGCGGCGACGCCGCGGCGGCGCGGCTGGCCTGCGAACGGATCGCCCCGCTGCTCGGCCTGGACGCCGACGGCGTCGCGCGCGCGATCCTCGACCGCGCGACGGAACGCTTGCGCGCGACGCTCGACGAGCTGATCGCCGACTACGGCCTCGACCGCGCGACCGTCGAGCTGGTCGGCGGCGGCGGCGGCGCGGCGGCGCTGATCCCGTACGCCGCGCAGCGCCTGGGGTTGACGCACCGGCTGGCGCGCGACGCCGAGGTGATCTCGCCGCTGGGCGTCGCGCTGGCGCTGGTGCGCGACGTCGTCGAACGCACCGTCGTCGATCCGTCGGCCGACGATCTGGCCCGCATTCGCCGCGAGGCGATCGACGCCGCGACGGCGTCGGGCGCCGCTCCCGATCGCATCGAGGTGGTGGTGGAAGTCGACACCGCGCGCAACCGCGTGCGGGCGACCGCCTCGGGCGCGACCGCGCTGGTCGACGGGGCGCAGAGCGGCGTGCTCGCGACCGAGCCGGAACGGCGCGCGGCGGCGGCGGCGCACTTGCACGTGGCGCCGGACGCGCCGCGCGCGCTGGCGCAGACGGGCGCGCTGACCGTCTACGGCGCCGGGCGCGCCGCCGCGATCGTCGACGAACGCGCCGTCGTGCGGCTGACCCTGACCGGCGCGACCGTTCTGGCGCTGCGCGCGGGCGCGCTCGAGAGCATCCTGCCGGGGCTGGTCGACGATGCGACGACCTTCGGCGACGTCGGCCGCGCGTTGCCCGACGTGTTCGTGTTGCGCGGCGCGCGCATCGGCGAGTTCGCCGGCCTCGGCGAGGCGGCACAGATCCTGGCGCTCGCGCGCGACGAGCTGGCCGGCGTCGACGCCGGCGAGCCGGTCGTCGCGATCACCGTCCCGAAGCGGGCATAGTCCGCGCGAAGCGCGCGGTGACGGTGCGCGCGCACGCGGCGATGGCGGCGTTCGCGTCGCCGACGCCGTCGAAGTCGAGCGCGAAGCACACCACCGCGAGCGAAGCGCCGGCGCTGGGCGTGAGCAGGCCGGCGTCGGCGGCGAGGTTCACGGCGCCGCCGCTGACGTCGCTGACGGTCCAGCCCGCCGGGACGCCGGCGCGTAGCTGCGCGCGGCTGTTGACGGTGGCGCGCATCCAGGTGATCAGCAGGGTCGTCGACTCGTCCGAGAGCGGCGACTCACTGCCGAGCTGCTCGAGCAGGTGCGCCGTCGAGTCGGGCGTCGCGCTGTCGCGCTCGTCGTGGACGTCGACGTGCAGCGGGCGGCGGCGCGCCAATCGGTCGACGCGGATGCCGCGCACGCCGATCGTGCGCAGGTAGGCCGTGATGGCGGCCGGGCCGCCGATCAGCGGTGCCAGCAGGTCGGCCGCCGTGTCGTCGCCGTAGACGATCGCATACGCGCACAGCTTGCCCAGCGTGAGCACGCCGCCCGCGGGGTAGCGGCGCGCCAGCGCGCTGGCGCCGCCCTCGAGGTCGGACGGCCCGAACGCGATTTGGCGCTCGAGCTTGTCGTCGCCGGCGTCGACGCGGGCCAGCGCCGTCATCACCAGCGGCAGTCGCCATAGGCCGCCGAGCGGGAAGCGCTCCGCGCCGCGATGCGCCAAGCGCGCGGCGCTGCCCAGATCGAGGGCGGCCACGCCGAGCCGGCCGCCGCCGTGCTTCTCGAGCGCGACGAACGGGTCGGCGTCCGAGGCGCGCGCGAACGGCGGCCGGGTCGATGACGGCCCCGCCAGCGTCGCTCCGGTGAAGGCCAAGAAGTCGGCTCGGCGCATCACCCGGTCCTTCGCAGCCGGCAGCCTGCTTCCGCTGGACGCAGCGCACGCCTCGCCGGGCGGACGCGGCCCGCGGCGGCGCGAACCTCGCGGGCGATGCGCGAATACGACGTCCTGGTCGTCGGCGGGGGCAACGCCGGCTGCGCGGCGGCGATTGCCGCGGCGCGCACCGGGGCCCGCGTCCAGCTGGTTGAGCGCTACGGCTTCCTGGGCGGGACGGCCACCGCCGCGATGGTCGGTCCGTGGATGACCTTCCATTCCGGCGAAGAGCGCATCGTCGGCGGGATCGCGCAAGAGATCGTCGAGCGGCTGATGGCCAGCGGCGGATCGCCGGGCCACCTGCACGACGCGTCGGACTACGTCCCGACGATCACCCCGTTCGACCCCGAGCTGCACAAGGCGCTGCTGTTCGACCTGATGCGCGAGAGCGGCGTGTCGCTGTTGCTGCACGCGTGGTTCCTCGAGCCGATCGTTTCGAGCGGCCGCGTCGCGGGGGTGCGTGTCGCCACCGTCGGCGGCGTGCGCAGCTTGCGTGCCAAGCGCACCGTCGACGCGACCGCCGACGCGCTGGTGGCGTTCGGCGCGGGCGTGCCGACGCAGCAGGGCGATACGCGCGGGCGTGTGCAGCCGGCCAGCCTGATGTTCCGTCTCTCGCACGTCGACGTCGAGACGCTGGCGGCCTACGTGCGGCGGCATCCCGAGCAGATGCGCAGCTCGCTCAAGACGCACGAGCGCACCGCCGGCGCGCTGACGGCGGTCGCCGGGCTGTACGAGCTGTGGGACGCGGCGCGCGAGCGCGGCGAGGTCACCGTGCCGCGCGAGCTGGTCTCGTTGTTCGCCACGCCGTTTCCCGACGAAGTCACCGTCAACATGACGCGCGTCGTCGACGTCGACCCGCTCGACCCCGATTCGCTCACGCGGGCCGAGATCGAAGCGCGCGCGCAGGTCATGCAGCTGGTCGCGTTCTTCAAGCGCGACGTGCCGGGCTTCGCCAACGCACGGCTGGCCGCGACCGCGACGCAGATCGGCATCCGCGAAGGACGGCGCATCGTCGGCGACTACACGCTGACGGCCGACGACGTCCTGCACGCGCGCACGTTTCCCGACGCCGTCGCGCGCAGCGCCTATCCGATCGACATCCACAATCCCAGCGGCAGCGGCACGACGACGCATCGGCTGCCGCCCGGCGCCTCGTACGAGATTCCGTACCGCTGCATGGTGCCGGTCGGCATCGAGGATCTGCTGGTCGCTGGACGCTGCATCTCGACCACCCACGAAGCGCTGGCGTCGACGCGGCTGACGCCGACGGTGATGACGCTGGGCCAAGCGGCGGGAACCGCGATGGCGCTCTCGCTGCGCAGCGGGACGACGCCGCGCGCGCTCGACGTCGAAGCGCTGCGCCGGCGGCTGATCGCCGACGGCGTCGACTTGCGCCGCCACGAGCCGGTGCGTGCCTGACGTTCGCCGGCTGGCCGCCGACTACGGCGTGCGCGTCGAGGTGGCCGATCTGGGCGCGTGGGACGGGACCACGCTGACGGCCGAATACGATCCGGACGGTCCGACCATCCGCGTCAACGAGCGCGTCCTGCCGAGCGGCTCGTCGTGCGCGGTGCGCGAGGCGATCGATCGCGCGATCGCGCACGAGCTGTATCACCATCGCGAGGCGATCGGCGAGATCCCGCGCCTGCGCGACCGCGCCGCGCGCGAACGCGCGGCCGACGCCTTCGCGGCCGCGCTGACGGCGGAACCCTGATGCGGTACGTTGCCGGCATCGACGGCGGGCAGTCCTCGACGCTGGCGGTGGTGGTCGCAGAAGACGGGCGCATCGTCGGTCGCGGCGCGGCCGGGCCGGCCGCGCACGTCGACGAGCCGCCCGGCTCGCACACGGCGGCCGACGCGGTCGGCGTCGCCCTCGCGGCCGCGCTGGTCGCGGCCGGCCTGGCCGCCGACGCGCCGCTGGCGGCCGTGCGCATCGGGCTCTCGGGCTGGGACCAGCATTTCGACGGCGCCGCGCCGACGCTGCGCGCGGGCAGCGTGCGCATGTGTCACGACGCCACCATCGCGCTGGCCGGGGCGATCCCGGCGCGCCCCGCCGCGGTCGTGATCGCGGGAACGGGATCGGTCGCGTACGGCGAGGACGCCGCGGGGCGCGGCCTGCGGATCGGCGGGTGGGGCTACCTGTTCGGCGACGCGGGCAGCGCGTTCGCCGTCGCGCGCGACGCGCTGGCGGCCGCGATGCTGACCGACGACGCCGGCGGCCGCCACCCGTTGGGCGACGCGGCGCTGGCCTTCTACGACCGGCCCGACCTGCGCGCGCTGGCGACGGCGGCGATCCAGGGCCGGCTTTCGCGGGCAACGCTGGCCGGCTTCGCCCGGGTCGTGTTCGACGCGGCGCGGCTCGGCGACGCGGACGCCGCGGCGATCGTCGACCGGGCGGCGGACGCGCTGGCCGAGCTCGCCGCCACCCTGTTGGCCCGGCTCGGGCTGGACCAGCCGGCTCCGGTCGCGTTCATCGGCGGCCTGCTCGCCAACGCGGACTTCCGGGCCCGGGTCGGCGAGCGGCTCGGCCGGCTCGTGCCGCAGGCCGTCGTCGTCGAGCCGCTCTACGAGCCGGCGGCCGGCGCGGCGCTGCTGGCCTTCGACGACGCGGCTCTCGGCCGTCCCGCGCGGCTCGCCCCGGCGTGAACCCGGTCCTCGAGCGGCTGCGCGGCGGGCTGATCGTCTCGGTCCAAGCCGAGGCCGACTCGGCGCTCAACGCGCCCGCGGCGATCGCGCTGCTCGGCCGCGTCGCCGTCGCCAACGGCGCCGTCGGCTTGCGGGTCGAGGGTTTGGCCCGCATCGGTGCGGTACGGCGCGCCGTCGGCGTGCCGGTGATCGGGATCGTCAAGCGCGCCTACCCCGGCTACGCGCCCTACATCACGGCCGGCGCGCGCGAGATCGCGGAGGTGACCGCGGCCGGCGCCGAGATCGTCGCCTTCGACGCGACCGGGCGTCCGCGTCCCGACGGCCGCGACGTCGGGGCCGTGGTGGCGGCGGTGCACGCGGCCGGCGCGTTGGCCATGGCCGACTGCGCGCAGGTCGCCGAGGTCGAGGCCGCGGCCGCCGCGGGAGCAGACCTGATCGCGACGACGCTGTGCGGTTACACCGAGGAGACGCGCGGCACCCCGCTGCCGGCGCTCGCGCTGGTGCGTGCGTGCGCGCGCAGCGGCGCGTTCGCCGTGTGCGAGGGCGGGGTGGGCACGCCCGACGATCTGCGGGCGGCGTTCGCGGCCGGCGCCGCCGCGGTGGTGGTCGGGACGGCGCTCACCAACCTCGACGTGCTGGTCCGGCGGTTCGTGAGCGCGGCTCCGCGCGGCTGACCCGCGCAGGCCTGCCCTTCCCGATACGCGAGCAGGCGGCTCGTTCCGAGAGAAGTCCTCGCGCGGCGTTCAACACTTCTTCATAGTCGGAAGTCGGAAGTATCGCGAACCTACGCGCAGAAAGGCGGCGTCGAGCCGTCCTGCGCGCAGGGCGGCACGGCCGTTCCAGAGAGGATCCGTTGGCACAGCGCGTCGTCAAGCCGAAGACCAACCTCGGCCCCGGTTTCTGGCCGATCACGGCCCTGATCGTGGTCGTGTCGGCGATCATGATCTATTTCACCGCCACGAGCCCATGGCCGGTTGGGTTGATCCCCGCCGGCGAGCCGGCACCGGCGACGGA of Candidatus Sulfotelmatobacter sp. contains these proteins:
- a CDS encoding serine hydrolase, whose protein sequence is MRRADFLAFTGATLAGPSSTRPPFARASDADPFVALEKHGGGRLGVAALDLGSAARLAHRGAERFPLGGLWRLPLVMTALARVDAGDDKLERQIAFGPSDLEGGASALARRYPAGGVLTLGKLCAYAIVYGDDTAADLLAPLIGGPAAITAYLRTIGVRGIRVDRLARRRPLHVDVHDERDSATPDSTAHLLEQLGSESPLSDESTTLLITWMRATVNSRAQLRAGVPAGWTVSDVSGGAVNLAADAGLLTPSAGASLAVVCFALDFDGVGDANAAIAACARTVTARFARTMPASGR
- a CDS encoding FAD-dependent oxidoreductase, producing MREYDVLVVGGGNAGCAAAIAAARTGARVQLVERYGFLGGTATAAMVGPWMTFHSGEERIVGGIAQEIVERLMASGGSPGHLHDASDYVPTITPFDPELHKALLFDLMRESGVSLLLHAWFLEPIVSSGRVAGVRVATVGGVRSLRAKRTVDATADALVAFGAGVPTQQGDTRGRVQPASLMFRLSHVDVETLAAYVRRHPEQMRSSLKTHERTAGALTAVAGLYELWDAARERGEVTVPRELVSLFATPFPDEVTVNMTRVVDVDPLDPDSLTRAEIEARAQVMQLVAFFKRDVPGFANARLAATATQIGIREGRRIVGDYTLTADDVLHARTFPDAVARSAYPIDIHNPSGSGTTTHRLPPGASYEIPYRCMVPVGIEDLLVAGRCISTTHEALASTRLTPTVMTLGQAAGTAMALSLRSGTTPRALDVEALRRRLIADGVDLRRHEPVRA
- a CDS encoding BadF/BadG/BcrA/BcrD ATPase family protein, whose amino-acid sequence is MRYVAGIDGGQSSTLAVVVAEDGRIVGRGAAGPAAHVDEPPGSHTAADAVGVALAAALVAAGLAADAPLAAVRIGLSGWDQHFDGAAPTLRAGSVRMCHDATIALAGAIPARPAAVVIAGTGSVAYGEDAAGRGLRIGGWGYLFGDAGSAFAVARDALAAAMLTDDAGGRHPLGDAALAFYDRPDLRALATAAIQGRLSRATLAGFARVVFDAARLGDADAAAIVDRAADALAELAATLLARLGLDQPAPVAFIGGLLANADFRARVGERLGRLVPQAVVVEPLYEPAAGAALLAFDDAALGRPARLAPA
- a CDS encoding putative N-acetylmannosamine-6-phosphate 2-epimerase; the protein is MNPVLERLRGGLIVSVQAEADSALNAPAAIALLGRVAVANGAVGLRVEGLARIGAVRRAVGVPVIGIVKRAYPGYAPYITAGAREIAEVTAAGAEIVAFDATGRPRPDGRDVGAVVAAVHAAGALAMADCAQVAEVEAAAAAGADLIATTLCGYTEETRGTPLPALALVRACARSGAFAVCEGGVGTPDDLRAAFAAGAAAVVVGTALTNLDVLVRRFVSAAPRG